A genomic segment from bacterium encodes:
- a CDS encoding DUF1858 domain-containing protein codes for MSLKDTSVERLLEEHPAAADWLLKRGIVCLRCGEPFWGTLAELLGNKGYAAGDVEKIVAELNAFLEKGE; via the coding sequence ATGTCGCTAAAAGACACCAGCGTGGAGCGGCTCCTGGAGGAGCACCCGGCGGCCGCCGACTGGCTCCTGAAAAGGGGAATCGTCTGCCTGCGCTGCGGCGAGCCATTCTGGGGCACCCTGGCCGAGCTTCTCGGCAACAAGGGGTATGCCGCGGGGGACGTGGAGAAAATCGTCGCCGAGCTGAACGCATTCCTGGAAAAGGGGGAGTGA
- the dps gene encoding DNA protection during starvation protein produces MAKVAREMVEKAGVDVDKLLDMLVKNAAAELTTYYYYTILRSNLTGLDGETLKEIAETARVEDRNHFEALFPRIYELGGKLPDDMKKFHDLSACPPAHLPADISDVKAILGVLVAAERCAVRGYTEICHMTAGKDHRTYDLVLAILNEEIEHESWFSEFLGEGPSGHFLRRGETSPFVSKFLR; encoded by the coding sequence ATGGCCAAAGTCGCCAGAGAGATGGTGGAAAAAGCCGGCGTGGACGTGGACAAGCTCCTGGACATGCTGGTGAAGAACGCCGCCGCCGAGCTCACCACCTATTACTACTACACCATCCTGCGGTCCAACCTCACGGGCCTGGACGGCGAGACCCTGAAGGAGATCGCCGAGACAGCCCGGGTCGAGGACCGCAACCACTTCGAGGCGCTCTTCCCGCGCATCTACGAGCTGGGCGGCAAGCTGCCCGACGACATGAAGAAGTTCCACGACCTGTCCGCCTGCCCCCCGGCCCACCTCCCCGCGGACATCTCCGACGTCAAAGCCATCCTCGGGGTGCTCGTGGCGGCGGAGCGCTGCGCCGTCCGCGGCTACACAGAAATCTGCCACATGACCGCGGGCAAGGACCACCGGACCTACGACCTCGTCCTGGCCATCCTCAACGAGGAGATAGAGCACGAGTCCTGGTTCTCGGAATTCCTCGGCGAGGGACCCTCGGGGCACTTCTTGCGGCGCGGCGAAACCTCGCCCTTCGTCTCGAAGTTTCTGAGGTAG
- the dtd gene encoding D-aminoacyl-tRNA deacylase produces MRVVLQHVSEARVEVDGRVVGKIGFGHVLLVAIAADDTEAELAWMAEKVLDLRVCRDEEGKLNRSLRDLGLGELLVVSQFTLYGDCRKGRRPSYIKSAPPELAEPMCKKFAQMLRERGFNVAEGVFGAHMHLSLVNDGPVTLILEREHGR; encoded by the coding sequence TTGCGCGTAGTCCTGCAACACGTTTCGGAAGCGCGGGTCGAGGTGGACGGCCGCGTGGTCGGGAAAATCGGCTTCGGCCACGTCCTTCTGGTCGCCATAGCCGCCGACGACACCGAGGCGGAGCTCGCCTGGATGGCGGAAAAGGTCCTGGACCTGCGTGTGTGCCGCGACGAGGAGGGGAAGCTGAACCGCTCCCTGCGCGATCTGGGGCTGGGTGAGCTGCTGGTGGTGAGCCAGTTCACGCTCTACGGCGACTGCCGCAAGGGTCGGCGGCCGAGCTACATAAAAAGCGCCCCGCCTGAACTGGCGGAGCCTATGTGCAAAAAATTCGCGCAGATGCTGCGCGAGAGGGGGTTCAACGTGGCCGAGGGCGTCTTCGGCGCCCACATGCACCTGAGCCTGGTGAACGACGGCCCGGTCACGCTCATCCTGGAGCGGGAGCACGGACGTTGA
- a CDS encoding class II SORL domain-containing protein encodes MAEHIAEKIQSADWKSEKHVPVITCPDTVKPDEWTQVTVTLGKEIAHPNTTEHHIRWIKAFFVPDGAKFVYDLGVFEFNAHGESTDGPNTGPVYTHHEATFSFKTAKPGTLNALAYCNIHGLWESSKRVNLG; translated from the coding sequence ATGGCTGAACACATCGCCGAGAAAATCCAGTCGGCGGACTGGAAGTCGGAGAAGCACGTGCCGGTCATCACCTGTCCGGACACAGTCAAACCGGACGAGTGGACTCAAGTGACGGTAACCCTGGGCAAGGAAATTGCCCATCCCAACACCACGGAGCACCACATCCGCTGGATAAAGGCGTTCTTCGTGCCGGACGGCGCGAAGTTCGTCTACGACCTGGGCGTCTTCGAGTTCAACGCCCACGGCGAGTCCACCGACGGCCCCAACACCGGCCCGGTGTACACCCACCACGAGGCGACGTTCTCCTTCAAGACCGCCAAGCCCGGCACGCTCAACGCGCTCGCCTACTGCAACATCCACGGGCTGTGGGAATCGAGCAAGCGGGTGAACCTCGGTTAG